The Ralstonia pseudosolanacearum genome includes the window AGGGTCGGGCGTTCGCCGCGCGGTGCTAGCACCAACGTCATGGTGGCCCGGCGGACTTCACCCGCCTGCGTCTGCCCGCCGCCGACGGATTGGGCGTCGCCCACCATCGTCATCACATGCTCGATGCCTTTGATTTGCCCCATGGCCCGGCGCGCGACTTCGGTTGTGGCTTGCGTGGCCGTCAGGCTGCTGCCCGGCGGCAGCTCAACGCTGACGCTGCTGTAGCTCCGGTCCGACGGTGGGATCAGGCCCGTCTTGAGTAACGGCACCAGCGCTACCGAACCGATGAAGATGGCCACGGCGGCAACCAGCGTGAGCCGACGGTGGGCAAGACACCAACGCACCCAATTGAGGTAGCGCAGCATGATGCGGCCGCCTTGGGCTTCATGCTCGCCAGCGTGCGTCTTCAGCAGATACGCCGCCATCATCGGCGTAAGCACCCGCGCCACCAGCAGGGAAGACAACACCGCCACCACGGCCGTCCAGCCGAATTGCTTGAAGAACAGGCCCGGTATGCCACTCATCATGGCGGTGGGCATGAAGACCACCACCAGCGTCATGGTAGTAGCGATCACCGCCAGGGCGATTTCGGTCACGGCATCGCCAGCCGCCTGCTTGATGGGCTTGCCCATGCGGCTATGCCGCTCGATGTTCTCGATTTCAACGATGGCGTCGTCCACCAGAATGCCGACGATCACCGCCAAGGCCAGCAGCGTCAGCGTATTGAGCGAATAGCCGAGCCAATGCATGGCCGCAAAGGCCGGCAGCACGGACAGCGGCAGCGCCGAAGCCGAGATGAGCGTCGCCCGCCAATCGCGCAGGAACCACCACACCACCAGCACCGCCAGCAACGCCCCCTCGTACAGCATGTGCATGGAGCCTTTGAACTGCTCACGCGTGTAGTCGACCGTGCCAGACACCTTGGTGAAGCTCTGGCTTGGGTCCGCCGCCTGCAACTTGTCGAGCGCCTGGGCCACGCCCGCGGCGATAGCCATCTCGTCAAAGCCTTTGGCGCGGTAGATCTTGAAGCCGACGACAGGCTTGCCGTCGAGCAGCGCGATCTGCGTCCGCTCGGCCACGGCATCGGTCACGGTCGCGACCTGGTCCAGGTTGACGCGACGGCCGTCACTGAGCACCAGCGGCAAGCGGTTGAGTTCTTCCGCCTGGCGTACGGTGGCAATGGTGCGCACGGCCTGTTCGGTGCCGCCCAGTTGCCCACGGCCGCCGGAAGACTCCTGTTCCACGGTCTTCAATGCGCGCGACAAGTCGGCGGCAGTGGCACCCAGCGCCGCCAGGCGTACCGGATCGACTTCCACCCGTACCTGCCGCTGCACGCCGCCCACCCGCTCGAACTTGCCGACGCCGGGCACGCCCAGCATCGCCTTGTTGACAGTGTCGTCAACGAACCACGACAGCGCCTCCTCATTCATGCGCGACGAGGCGATGGCATAGAGCAGCGTCGCCTCCCCACCAATCCGGACGGCACTGATCGCCGGTTGTTTCAGGTCGACCGGAAGATCCGAGCGGATACGATCCACCGCGTCCTTGGTTTCGATCAGCGCATCGGAGAGCTTCTTCTCCAGAATGAACTCAACGGTGATGTTGACCTGCCCGTCCGTGATCGACGTGCGCATGTGCTTGACGCCGGACAGCGCGGCAAGCGAGTTCTCCACCTTGCGCGCCACCTCGGTTTCGAGCTGAGCCGGCGCCGCCCCCGGCTGGGTGAGCGAGATGGTGACGGAGGGCAAGTCCAGGTCCGGCAGATTGGCGATCGGCAGCTCCCGAAACCCATAGAGGCCCGCCAGCGTGAGCAGGATGAACAGCAAGACGGCCGGTACCGGATTGCGGATCGACCAGGTGGCGAAGTTCATACCTTGCCCCCCTGCGGGACAGTGGCTTGCGCGGGCTGGGTCACGCGCACGATATCGCCGTCATTGAGAAACGCTGC containing:
- a CDS encoding efflux RND transporter permease subunit, producing the protein MNFATWSIRNPVPAVLLFILLTLAGLYGFRELPIANLPDLDLPSVTISLTQPGAAPAQLETEVARKVENSLAALSGVKHMRTSITDGQVNITVEFILEKKLSDALIETKDAVDRIRSDLPVDLKQPAISAVRIGGEATLLYAIASSRMNEEALSWFVDDTVNKAMLGVPGVGKFERVGGVQRQVRVEVDPVRLAALGATAADLSRALKTVEQESSGGRGQLGGTEQAVRTIATVRQAEELNRLPLVLSDGRRVNLDQVATVTDAVAERTQIALLDGKPVVGFKIYRAKGFDEMAIAAGVAQALDKLQAADPSQSFTKVSGTVDYTREQFKGSMHMLYEGALLAVLVVWWFLRDWRATLISASALPLSVLPAFAAMHWLGYSLNTLTLLALAVIVGILVDDAIVEIENIERHSRMGKPIKQAAGDAVTEIALAVIATTMTLVVVFMPTAMMSGIPGLFFKQFGWTAVVAVLSSLLVARVLTPMMAAYLLKTHAGEHEAQGGRIMLRYLNWVRWCLAHRRLTLVAAVAIFIGSVALVPLLKTGLIPPSDRSYSSVSVELPPGSSLTATQATTEVARRAMGQIKGIEHVMTMVGDAQSVGGGQTQAGEVRRATMTLVLAPRGERPTLADIETQVRRALVNVPGARFSLGVGRPGEKMSLILASEDTATLKATGQALERQLRGVPGLANITSTASLERPEIVVRPNAQRAAEQGVTTAAIGETVRIATSGDFDAQVAKLNLDNRQVPIQVRISDAARQDMETVANLRVHGRNGLVLLASVADISVESGPSQIDRYDRRRYVTVNADLSGTPLGQALAEAKALPAAQAMPSSVKLIETGDAEIMVELLGSFGMAIVIGLLCVFCVLVLLFHDFFQPLTILSAVPLSLGGAFVALLLSKGMLSIPSMIGLVMLMGIVTKNSILLVEYAVMGIQERSLSLHEALIDACHKRARPIVMTTVAMIAGMLPIALGLGADASFRQPMAIAVIGGLITSTGLSLLVVPVAFTYVDGLERRVRKWFGSGSPYSNALSEQESGAAQV